Within Cucumis melo cultivar AY chromosome 4, USDA_Cmelo_AY_1.0, whole genome shotgun sequence, the genomic segment GCTATTTGATCCTCTTATTCACATGCTCTTTTGCAGATGCAAGATACATTCTATTAccattaatataatatatggaGATCAATTATACAGGATTTTACCAGCCAAAATGATAGTCAGGACGTCTAATTTTAAAGTTAGAGAGGTTCAAAATTTTATACGTAACATTTGTGGATGTTACACTATCATGATATTGGTTATTAACATCATTCCAGCAAAGAACTAGAATGTTGTTTATCAAGTTGTATTTGAAGTctgtatataatatatatatatatatatttggtaagAAATGGATATGAAGACGAGGGAATCTGGAATTGTTTGCGCATAAGATATAGTCTTATCCTTATCTTCATATACCCTCATCTCAGCTTTTCTTATACTTTAATGACTTTATCCATTGTATAATTCTCAGATGTTTCTTCTATTGGTGTAAATGTGCATAAATGTGTTTTGAGGTAATTTACCAACATCAGCATATACattcttttaaagtaaaaaagGTTGCGTTTTGAAATTCTACCTCCAATTAAAAATACCGCCAGATGTTAAAAGACATCTTTACGTGTGAATTGGACTGATGTGGGTTGTGCTTTACATGATAAAGTTGAATATGAGGTCAATTCGTCTCTTATATCGATCGTTGAGAATGTGAACATATCGATGTCGATTGATGGGAGTGTAGAGGTATAGATCGATAAGAATGTGAACATATCGATGTCGATATTCATTGATTATATTTTCTAAGAGATTATGATTTGGTTGAATTAAaggtaaaagaaagaaaaaaagaagttcAAATTGTATCGTGTGATGTTTGCATGCTTACAAATTATATCTTCTAAAAGAATTTTATAAATACATTATTCGTAATCATATAAAAGCAAAAACAATAAAGTAGTGTTCCCTATGAAAGAGTTTAAGCTCTTTAACAAAATGAAACTTGACATAATGGAAAAAGAACTGCAGTTGTTATATAAAGGGATTTGTATTTGGTGAAGGAGGTGTTTATggttttcaatttaaatttactgattgtttataaaattaaaaaagaaaagttatgaGGTACAAAATAATAGTTATATGAAATGATAAGAAGAAAAATTAGGAATCAAAGAAAAATGTAACATAAAAAAGAGACGTAAAATTTAATAGTAAAAAGGCAAAAAGGAGGAAAGGCATAAAAGGGGATACGTACAAAACTTGGAAAGATGTGATTTTGGAGGGCAAAATAAATGGAGATTATTGAAAATGTGAAGGGCAAAAAGAAAGTCCTTTGAAGTATAATTTAGACTAAATActtaaaaatatatagtatacattaaagaaataaaaaagaataataataaagtgAACAATTGTAGATTTTAACATTTGGCACTTGGGAGGGTCGAACCCGTCTCCTACAACTTCGAGATTATAAGAAGGaagataaatataaaaagaaacgCCGTTGCCGGGGATCGAACCCGGGTCACCCGCGTGACAGGCGGGAATACTTACCACTATACTACAACGACCGCTTGAAATTGGAGGGTGCATTTAACGTAATAATGAAGTATATTTCTTAAACAAATATTCATAATGATAACCCAAATTTACAGCAGATGGAGTGTGGTTTTCCTTGAACCTTTGTGTTGTGTTATTCTACAGAGAATTTAGTAATTAGTCAGTTCGTCAAATCTTGTGGTTTGTTCAACTCAGATTTCTCAGATTCTTCAAGACCACATTGGGGAGGTTTGGGTGTAGGCGATCTGGTTCCAACAAGATCGACGGCCGAAAAACTGGGttttatgaattttgtgttgTAAGGAGAAGTAGAAAATGGCACGGAGATTTGTATTCGATTACTGCTATTATGAGCAACAATTCCCAGTTGGGAAATCCCAGGAATTTGATCTGAATGCTTCGTCAATTCATTCACATAAAGCAGATCCTCAATACGTGCCACAATGTTATAAGCCAAGCTCTCCAGCACTCTCGAATAGCTCTCTAAAATAGCCTTCCCAACATCCTAAACAGAAAAAATGAAAccaaaatttatttgaaaattctcAGAATGGTAacagagaaagaaagaaacacaCCCACCTTGTTGTATTGGATTTTGCTCATGTCTAGGCTTGTCTGAGGGAGATTAGGAAACTGTTGCTTGAGACAAAGAAGTACTAATTCTGCTCTTTCAGCTAATACTTCGCTCTTGTCTGCATCGATCATTAGTTCTTTAAGCATTTCCCAAGATGATTTTGAATTATTGGAGGCTATTCCTTTGCTGCGCCATGCATACATTGCGCTCTCAACTCGGTTGGCTATCTCTATGGCTTGGTGTTCGGAAGATATGTCTAGACATTCCAATAACCAAGCAGGGGAAAATTCATCTGAAGAAATGTACTTGTAAATCGCTTCTCCCAAGCTAGCTCTTCCATTCTGAAACAGGGTATCgatgatgttgatgttgatgttgcattaaatgatataatttgtttaaaatatacAATTGGCTTACTTTTGGaagagcttccaaatatgaaatGGGGACGTCCATGTCAGCTAAAGTAACAGAGTTGATGGCCATGGCAGCTTTAAGAATTTGGTTAGTGCAGTCTCGCTTGTGGTGTAGGTGCCTTGTTGAAGCTTCAGAGAGGCCTCCATTGGGAACTCTTGGAATGGGGAGCCACCATTTGTCGTCTTGGCGCTCGAGAAGTTTACGGAAAGAGGAAGAGGCATCGGCCTGATCCGTGGCAAGGATCCCTTGATCAATGTACCAGAACTCAGAATCAACAAAACTGTCCAACATATCCTGCAGTGGAAATTATGAAAACTTTAGTAAAGAAGACTCAAAAGTGGGTATTTAGTTTAAATATGAACTTACGAGGAGCATGTGGTCTAGTTTGCGAAGAGCTGGGAGATTGACGTAAAGATCTGAACGGGGGCGGCAAGTCATGATCTGATGAtgaagaaaatagaaagagtattaagttttttttttggtaatgaATAGAATAGAATAGAATAGATTAGAATTGAATTGAAATGAACCTCAAGCTTGGTTCCATCTGGGAATGTCTGCCAAATGGGAATCAATTCAACAATGTGATTACTAACACAAAGCAAAAATTCCATTTCTCTTCCCCACATTGCTTTTCTCTCTGCCTCCAAAGGTTCTAATCTCCATAACTGTCCGAATACACTGCCTTCAAGTTCAACAACCCAACCATCAgaattttcttctttatttttgggttaaaacttttattattttgataaaCAAAATCATATGATATTCTTGACCTTTTAAGTTGAAGTATACATTTTAACCAATTCTCACTTACTTTATCAGAATCAGAACATAGTCACAAAATAAGTTGGCAAAATTATTCGCTGAGCTGAAGAAGAAAACAGTTTACTAATAGTATCCTAATAGGACAAAACATattcataaaaattataaataattaaaaactcAAAGCTCATTTCTCAGACAGAAGTAAATAAGTTCGCAAAGATTTTTCAAATCTACAAACAAATAGACAATAATAGGTGGGTTTCAAATTTGAACTCATCCATTCATCCCTGTATACTTTAACtagaaaaaaataaacctaaccaaacaataataattgacaTGCATTCCTTTCTTTGACGTAGaagattcaaattttaaaaattgtcatAGAATTTTGAGTATAGTTTTTATTTAGTCCAAAAATTTCTAGTCATATTTTTGTACGTGAAGTTTTATTTGGTtagtttaaaaaatgttatatttttacTTTAGAGT encodes:
- the LOC103486343 gene encoding rop guanine nucleotide exchange factor 7-like — its product is MDLTFTHQQHIEPIPLTNHSPTPSDCFNPFSNLGNWVSKSARKLCHRARSSTGFCCRGLEYRGMVVNNSAFLEVVAMEIEAKEEKCDVFENAHKVSDEKTASNSSSDLLKSVETEEVEEQSSKDEESSSSSSSSSSSTSAASMGWPLHKRVGEGEEDGVEKEVSTDSEMEMMKERFSKLLLGEDMSGSGNGVCTALAISNAITNLCGSVFGQLWRLEPLEAERKAMWGREMEFLLCVSNHIVELIPIWQTFPDGTKLEIMTCRPRSDLYVNLPALRKLDHMLLDMLDSFVDSEFWYIDQGILATDQADASSSFRKLLERQDDKWWLPIPRVPNGGLSEASTRHLHHKRDCTNQILKAAMAINSVTLADMDVPISYLEALPKNGRASLGEAIYKYISSDEFSPAWLLECLDISSEHQAIEIANRVESAMYAWRSKGIASNNSKSSWEMLKELMIDADKSEVLAERAELVLLCLKQQFPNLPQTSLDMSKIQYNKDVGKAILESYSRVLESLAYNIVARIEDLLYVNELTKHSDQIPGISQLGIVAHNSSNRIQISVPFSTSPYNTKFIKPSFSAVDLVGTRSPTPKPPQCGLEESEKSELNKPQDLTN